One Malania oleifera isolate guangnan ecotype guangnan chromosome 9, ASM2987363v1, whole genome shotgun sequence DNA segment encodes these proteins:
- the LOC131164864 gene encoding putative disease resistance protein RGA3, whose amino-acid sequence MADALVSAVLGQLVSVMQQEIENEVRLVVGVEEQVQMLTSILEAIGALLTDAEKRQVHEEGVRLWLEKLKDVAYDAEDVLDEWRTAILQLQLGEKAETAPNVPRKKVCCKIPSPGFCFSRVVLRRDIALKIKDINGRLDAISKEKDRYSFIPKSTRVVAEEPARQRSASFVDVSRIKGRDLDKDVIVGKLLGESSQADKGPQLISLVGMGGMGKTTLAQLAYNDEAVMSHFEKKIWVCVSDPFDEVRIAHAILKALDEESGLKVGYASSLDWEGLPQRIHKSIMGKRFLLVLDDVWTEDYRKWEPLEHSLSDGGRGSRILVTTRSERVAKMMGSSCVHSLKALSDEECWLVFSQIAFFGRSKKDSEKLEKIGREIANKCKGLPLAAKTLGSLMRLKDNREDWQHVLGSEIWQLEVVEKHLSPALLLSYDDLSPAMKRCFSYCAIFPKDCEIERDNLIQLWMAQGFLGMEGSLEMERTGEDYFQNLAMRSFFQDFEKDSSGGIILCKMHDLVHDFAQFLTKNECVIVDANGKEQLKMDLSCGKARHLTVECEAMAPFRSSNYNTKKLRTLLLTFSRMFIAPCDPFDHMAFVRALDLSGNAIEVPLEVGRLIHLRYLNLSNNLFEVLPETLCNLCNLQTLNLNWCPDLKKLPQGIGNLVNLRHLQILKTESLRVLPKGIGGLISLRTLEGFCVGSGDDSEACKIGYLRNLNNLRGSLEISGLKNVVKAWEAEKAELKKKNGLHYLKLKFSGEGEDEIKDYEVLKALQPPPDLESLVISFYGGTRIPNWITSLTNLRGLNIKGCKNCACLPPLGILPSLELLIIQGMAILKKVGLEFLGIQIDDDDRQEKGADGTIVFPKLKELGFSGMDEWEEWDVGTRLGKEIDMKVMPCLTSLKVEDCPKLKALPRYLQLTTLKELDISGCPILEEDNLEEPSSEL is encoded by the coding sequence ATGGCTGATGCTCTTGTTTCTGCAGTGCTGGGGCAGTTGGTTTCAGTCATGCAGCAGGAGATCGAAAATGAAGTGAGGCTGGTTGTGGGCGTCGAAGAGCAGGTCCAAATGCTCACCTCCATCCTCGAGGCCATCGGAGCCCTTCTCACAGATGCCGAGAAGAGACAAGTCCATGAAGAAGGGGTGAGACTCTGGCTAGAGAAGCTCAAGGACGTAGCCTACGATGCAGAGGACGTGTTGGATGAGTGGAGGACTGCGATTCTCCAATTACAACTTGGTGAAAAAGCTGAAACTGCTCCAAATGTTCCCAGGAAGAAGGTATGCTGCAAAATTCCTTCCCCTGGTTTTTGTTTCAGTCGAGTTGTTCTGCGTCGTGACATAGCCCTCAAGATCAAAGACATAAATGGTAGGCTGGATGCCATTTCTAAAGAGAAAGATAGGTACAGTTTCATCCCTAAATCCACAAGGGTTGTCGCTGAAGAACCCGCGCGACAGAGATCTGCATCTTTTGTCGATGTATCGAGAATAAAAGGTCGAGATCTAGACAAGGACGTTATAGTGGGGAAGTTGTTGGGTGAGAGCAGTCAGGCAGATAAGGGTCCCCAACTCATTTCCTTGGTGGGCATGGGGGGGATGGGGAAGACGACGCTTGCTCAATTAGCCTACAATGATGAGGCAGTGATGAGTCATTTTGAGAAGAAGATTTGGGTGTGCGTGTCAGATCCCTTTGATGAGGTAAGGATTGCTCATGCAATTCTTAAGGCTCTGGACGAAGAGAGTGGCTTGAAAGTGGGTTATGCTAGTTCTCTTGACTGGGAAGGTTTGCCACAGCGCATTCACAAATCTATCATGGGAAAGAGGTTTCTTCTTGTGCTAGATGATGTGTGGACTGAGGACTACAGGAAGTGGGAACCACTGGAACACTCTCTCAGCGATGGCGGCCGGGGTAGTAGAATCTTGGTGACTACACGCAGCGAGAGGGTTGCGAAGATGATGGGAAGCTCCTGCGTGCATTCCTTGAAGGCATTGTCGGACGAGGAGTGTTGGTTGGTGTTTAGTCAGATAGCATTCTTCGGGAGGAGTAAGAAGGATTCTGAGAAACTAGAAAAAATTGGGAGGGAAATAGCAAACAAGTGCAAGGGCTTGCCCCTTGCTGCAAAGACTTTGGGAAGTCTCATGCGCTTGAAAGACAATAGAGAAGATTGGCAGCATGTTTTGGGCAGTGAAATAtggcagctggaagttgttgaaAAACATCTTTCCCCTGCTTTGCTGTTGAGTTATGATGATTTGTCTCCTGCAATGAAACGTTGCTTCTCATATTGTGCCATCTTTCCAAAAGATTGCGAGATTGAGAGGGACAATTTGATTCAACTGTGGATGGCACAAGGTTTTCTTGGCATGGAAGGAAGTTTGGAGATGGAGAGAACCGGCGAAGATTACTTCCAAAACTTGGCAATGCGCTCTTTCTTCCAGGATTTTGAAAAAGATTCGTCTGGCGGAATAATCTTATGCAAGATGCACGATCTAGTGCATGACTTCGCTCAATTCCTTACAAAGAATGAATGTGTTATTGTGGATGCCAATGGCAAAGAACAGCTCAAGATGGACTTGTCTTGTGGAAAAGCCCGTCATTTAACGGTAGAATGTGAAGCAATGGCCCCATTTCGTTCCTCCAATTACAACACCAAAAAACTACGCACCCTCTTGCTAACCTTCTCAAGAATGTTCATAGCCCCATGTGATCCGTTTGATCATATGGCATTTGTTCGGGCATTAGATTTGAGTGGTAATGCAATTGAAGTTCCACTCGAAGTAGGGAGATTGATACATTTGAGGTACCTAAACTTATCCAATAATTTATTTGAAGTTTTGCCAGAAACATTATGCAACTTGTGTAATTTGCAAACCTTGAACCTCAATTGGTGTCCGGATCTGAAAAAGCTACCTCAAGGAATTGGGAATCTAGTTAACTTGAGACATCTTCAGATTTTGAAAACTGAAAGTCTAAGAGTGTTGCCGAAAGGCATCGGTGGGTTAATCTCCCTTCGGACATTAGAAGGTTTCTGTGTCGGTTCTGGTGATGATAGTGAAGCATGTAAGATTGGATATCTGAGAAATCTGAACAACCTTCGAGGGAGCCTTGAAATAAGTGGGTTGAAAAATGTGGTAAAAGCATGGGAAGCTGAGAAAGcagaactgaaaaagaagaatgGCCTCCACTATTTGAAATTGAAATTCTCTGGAGAGGGTGAGGATGAAATTAAGGATTATGAGGTACTTAAAGCCTTACAGCCACCCCCAGACTTGGAATCTTTAGTGATATCTTTTTATGGAGGCACCCGGATACCCAACTGGATTACCTCATTGACTAACCTGCGAGGACTTAACATCAAAGGCTGTAAGAACTGTGCGTGTTTGCCTCCTCTCGGGATATTGCCATCACTTGAATTACTTATTATACAGGGCATGGCTATTTTGAAGAAGGTGGGTCTTGAGTTTTTAGGAATACAGATTGATGATGATGACAGACAAGAGAAAGGTGCTGACGGCACAATTGTGTTTCCAAAGTTGAAGGAACTCGGCTTTAGTGGCATGGACGAATGGGAAGAGTGGGATGTGGGAACAAGATTGGGCAAAGAAATAGATATGAAGGTAATGCCATGTCTTACGTCACTAAAAGTTGAAGACTGTCCCAAGCTAAAGGCACTGCCGCGCTACCTTCAGTTGACCACACTAAAGGAATTGGACATTAGTGGGTGCCCTATTTTGGAAGAAGACAACCTAGAAGAGCCAAGTTCTGAACTATAA